Part of the Planctomycetia bacterium genome is shown below.
TGCCGATCTGCTCGTCCTCTCCGGCGGCGTCTCGGCAGGCGACCTCGACCTCGTGCCCGACACGTTCGCGCAGTGCGGCGTCGAGCGTGTGTTTCACAAGGTCCGGCTCAAGCCCGGCAAGCCGGTCTGGTTCGGGATCCTCAGGCGCGCCGGCGAGCAGCCGCCGACGCTCGTCTTCGGCCTGCCGGGCAATCCGGCGAGCAGCCTCGTCTGCTTCGAACTCTTCGTGCGGCCCGCGCTCCGCATTCTCGCCGGCCGGCCGCGTGCGGAGTGGCATCTGCCGCGGTCCCGCGCCGTCCTCACGGCGCCGGCGCAGGCCGCCGAGGATCGGCCGGTGTTCCTGCCCGCGCGACTGGGACGCGCCGCAGCGACGGTGGAATCCACCGGCCTGACGGCGCCGCCGCTGCCCAGGGCGACGCCGCTGCCCAGGGCGACGCCGCTGCCGTGGACCGGCTCGTCCGACCTGCTCGGGCTCGCCGGCGCGAGCTGCCTGGTCGCGCTCACCGCGGGAAGCGGCGTGCATGCGGCGGGCACGGAGGTCGAGGTCGTGCTGCGGGACTGACGGCGGTGGTTGTCGCGCCGGCTGGTTGTCGCGTCGTCGCCGCCGACATGGCGTCTGCAAACTGTCGCGCCGTCGCAGCCGTCCCGGCGTCTGCTCCGTCTTACGGTCGCCGGGCAAAGCCCGGCTCCACGCCATCCAGTACTGCAGCCGGAGGATCGGCGGAAGCTCGACGAGCGTGAGGCTTAGACACTGTCGCGCCGTCGCAGCCGACATGGCGTCTGCTCCGTCTTACGGTCGCTGGGCAAAGCCCGGCTCCACGCCATCCAGTACTGCAGCCGGAGGATCGGCGGAAGCTCGACGAGCGTGAGGCTTAGACACTGTCGCGTCGTCGCAGCCGTCCCGGCGTCTGCTCCGTCTTACGGTCGCCGGGCAAAGCCCGGCTCCACGCCGGGCTCCGCCCGGCGGCTTGTATTGACGGGCGTTGGTCGAAGCCGGAGGATCGGCGGAAGCTCGACGAGCGTGAGGCTATCCTGCCTCAGCGAGGAGACTTCTGCCGTCCTCCGGCGGGTTGGGCGACTTGAATCGCGTCGCGCCGAGTGCGTTGCAACAGCCAGCCCGCCGTCAGCCGGGCAGGCTGCGGTGGAAGTGGACGTGCTTCCAGCCGCTCGCGACCCGCTTCCAGATCCGGGTCTCCTCGCAGGTCGTCGTCAGCGGATGGCCGGCGCCGTCGAGCTTCTGCACGAGCCGCACGTAGGCCACGAGGGCCACGTCGTCGGAGAGCATCTTCACCGTGGGCGCGGCGAGCGTCGTGGTCGTCGGCGCGGCCGACTTCCCCGCCGCGGCGGCGAGCTTGAAATAGAACTCGTGGAACGCCTGCCCCTCGACGAGATGGCCACGGGCCTCGGGCTCGAAGCAGGTGATGTCTTCCGCCACGAGCTCGCGGTAGGCGGGCCAGTCGGCGGCGGCGATCGCCGCGAGCAGGCGGCGATTGGCGGCGAGGACGTCGTCGGCGGGGGAGGGCATCGATGCGGCTCCGGGAAGGTCAGGTGGACTGTTGTACGAGGCCGAGCCCCTGGAGTTTTTCCAGGCACTCGTCCCGTTCGCGGCAGCGGCCGAGGTCACGCCACGACGGATCCTGCACCGCGAGGAAGTCGGCGACCGCGGCGGGGAGCCGGCCGCCTGCGGCGACGAGCCGGGCGATGACCCCGCGATCGAGCCGCGTGAGCCGCAGCGCCTCGACCCGGTAGTCGAGGAACGCCTCCCAGGCCAGGGGAAAGAGCGGGGCCACGATCTCGCGGCCGATCGCCTCGGCGTAGCGCCGGATCTCCAGCTGGGCGTGCGGCTCCATCCGCAGGGCGAGAAAGTGGAACAGGTTGTGGAGATCGATCTTCCAGTAGGCCTCGGTGTAGGTGGAGAGGGGCAGGTCCTTGCGGGCCTGCTCCCGGGCGATGCCGGCCTCGAGACGCTCCTCGTAGACCCGCCGGGCGTGGTCCTGGAGGTCGCGCTCGGCCGTGCTGAACCGTTCCCCGGTCGCAGCCGCCAGCGGCTCGGCGGAACCCTGCCGGTTCGAGACCGCCTGGGTCCGCCACTCGGCGGTACCGGTCGCCTGCGTCGAATCGATGGCCAGCGAGTAGCGGGTGGAGTATTCGTTGACGCTGGCGGTGCGATGGCGGATCCACTGCCGCCAGCAGTCCATCGGAACGCGCACGATGAACTTCAACTCGGCCATCTCGAAGGGGGTCGTGTGGGCGTGCCGCATGAGGTAGCGGATCAGCTGCCGGTCGTCGCTGACGGCCCGCGTTCCGGCGCCGTAGCTGACCCGCGCGGCCTGGACGATGGCGGCATCGTCCCCCATGCAGTCAACGAGGGCCACGAAGCCGTCGTCGAGCACGGGGAGCTTCTTCCAACGCAGGGAGGCGACGAGCGCGGCTCGTGCGGCGGAGGGGTCGTGGCTGGATTCGGACATCGGCGATCGGGCCCGGAGTGGCGAAGCCGCCACAGCATGGGGCACGGCCGTGACAGGGTCAATCCTTGGCCAGCAACTCCTGCACCAGTTGGGCGAGCCTGCGGGGGTCGTCCGACGCATGGATGGTGTCGATCCGCGACTTCGGCACCCCGAGTTTGGCGAGGGCGGCGACCACCGTCCCCCAGAGCTTCTCCCGCTTTTTTCCCTCGGCGAGGTACAGGTCCGTTACCTGTTCGCCGAGCCGCTGGAGGAGGGCGGTGTCGAGATTCGCGTAGTAGTTTTTGACGATCGACTGCTGGTATTTGCTCAGTTCCGCCATCGTCCACCCCGGATCCGCTGGAAGGAGTCGCCCGCGCGGACTACAGTATCGGCGTCCAGGCACCGTTCCGTCGAGAGAATCCCATGCCCACGATCACGTTCACAAACGAGAAAAAGGAAATCCAGGTTCCGGCCGGCGCCAACCTGCGGGCGGAGGCCCTCCGGGCGGGGGTCGGCCTCTATCCCGGGATCCACAAAGTCGCCAACTGCCACGGGTTCGGGACGTGTGGCTCCTGCCGGGTGCTCGTGACCAAAGGGATGGAAAACACCAGCCCCAAGGGGCTGCTCGAGTCCACCCGGCTCTCGGTCTCGCTGGCCTACGTTGGCAACGAGCAGACGATGCGGCTGGCCTGCCAGACCCGGGTCGAAGGGGACATCACCGTGACGACCTGCCCGTCCCTCAATCTGTTCGGCGAGAATTTTTTCAGCTAGCCAGGGCATGAAGGAAGTGATCGCCATCGTGAAGCCGTTCCTCGCCGAGCGGGTGCTCGAGGCGTTGCGGCTGGCCCCTCTGGAGGCCTGCACGGTTCGCGAAGTGAAGGGCTACGGCCGGCAGAAGAGCTACCTCGACCAGTACGGCGACAGCGACTATTCGCTCGCCTTCCTCCCCAAGGTCGAGATCCAATGCTGGGTCGAGGATGCCCGGGTGGACGAGGTCGTCGAGCGAATCGTCCAGGTCGCCCGCACCGGCCGGATGGGGGACGGCAAGGTGTTCATCCTGCCCGCCGTCGCGCACCCGGTCGTCTGAGCATGGGCCGCCCAAGAGCGGGCCGCCCGCCGACGAAGCGCGTCCGGCCCGGTGATCGGACCCCGGACATTCTGCTGTGGAGGCCCGTGGCGGAATCCGGATAGACTCTCGGCGGCCCGGGGTTTCCCGCTGGCACGATCAACCTGACCCGAAGGCGGTGACGTTATGAGAGGCATGTGCAAGAGACGATGGATCGACCGATTCGCCGTGTTGGTGATCGTGGGCCTGCCGGCATGCTGCATGCCCGTGATCCCGGCCGCGGGGGCCGACCTCGCCGAACTGGCCGCCAGGCCCGTCGCGGATGGCGAGGCATTCGTGCCGGTGTCGCCGGCTCGGCTCGACACGGCCGCCGGCCGGCTGCGTGCGGCGCTCGGCCCCCTCGATGCGCTTCTGCTACGGAGCCCGAGCGGTGCCGACTGGCGGCGCTACCTCGACTGGCCGGCGCTCCAGGCCCAGGCCAGCGCCGGCCAGAAGGCAGACGGCGCCGAGTTGCGCCGTCTCCAGTCGCTGCTTGACGCCGGGGAGAACGGCCTGGAAATGCCGCAGTTCGCCGCAGTCCGGCGGGCCGTGGCGGGATTCGCGGAGGCGGTCGAAGCCGCCCGGAACCCCGATGCCGCCGCGGTCTTCGGCCAGCGCTTGGACAAACTCGCTGCGGCGGTCGCGGCGGGCGCCGCCGCCGGTTCCCTCGAGCCGCTCGACTCCGTCGGCCCGCTGCTGGCCCGACTTGAGGAGACAGGACAGGGAGCGGCGACGGTGGCCCGGGTGCGGACCGCGGTCAATCGGCCCAACATGTTCCTCGAAGTGGATGAATCCCTTCTCGGCGCGGCCGTGAATCGCGCGGTGAACGAGGTTGCGCCGGTCAACGAGAACCTGCTCGGCACGCGGGTGCGCGGGACGGGCCATACGACCGGCATCGTGTTCCTCGATTTCGTGCCCGCGGTCGACCGGGCCGTCATCGACCTCAAACTCGACGCCACGAACCACTCCCGGACCCGCGGCTCACAGGGCCCGGTGACGGTGCATACCCTGGGCACGACCAAGGTCGATGCCCGAAAGCGGATCATGATCGACGGCGACCGGGTCAGCACCGAGCCGGCTCAGGTGCACGCATCCACCGACACGCGGACCGCGGGCATCGGTGTCAACGCCCGGTTCGGCAGGCGGCTCATCCGCAAGATCGCCAGCCGGAAGATCACCGAGATGCGACCGCAGGCCGAGGCGATCTCCTCGGCGAAGGCCCGGCAGCGGGTCCGCGGCCAGTTCGAGGAGCAGACCGGCAGTGCCATCGCCAAGGCGGCCAGCGATTACCAGAGCCGTTTTCGCAGGCCGCTGGCGGACCGGGGCTGGTTTCCCGAGCTCCTGGCGATGAATACCAGCGAGTCCCGGCTGTCGGTCGTCGCCCGCAAGGCGCTCGCCGACCAGATCGCGGCCTTTTCCGTGCCGCCGCCGGTCGATGCCGACGCCATCCTCGCCGCCCGCGTGCACGAGACGGCCGTCAACAACGTGGCCGAGATCACGCTCGGCGGCCGGACGATCACGCAGGAGTTCGTCGAGGAGCAGATCCGGAAGAACAACGGCAGCCTGCCCGAGGCCCTCGGCAACGACGCCGACCAGAAGCCGTGGTCGATCACGTTTGCGAAGCGGAAGCCGGTCCAGCTCGATGCCGACGACAATCGGGTGAAGGTCACGGTCCGCGGCAGCCGGTTCACGTCGGGGGACCGCGAGTTTCCCGCCATGGACATCTGGGCCGCCTACAAGATCGAGCCCGGCCCCTCGGGCATCCGGCTGGTACGCGACGGCGACGTGCAGATCTACCCGCCGGGCTTCGTGCCGGGGGGCGCGGAAAAGCTGACCGTGTCCGAGACCTCGCTGCGCCGGATCCTGCAGAAGCGGTTCAACAAGGTCTTCGAGGAGGTCGCCGTCGTCGAGCCGTTGCGGCTGCCGGAGCAGCTCGCGCACGCCGGCCCGCTGCCGATGGAGCAGCTCGTGGCCCGCAAGGACGGC
Proteins encoded:
- the thyX gene encoding flavin-dependent thymidylate synthase yields the protein MSESSHDPSAARAALVASLRWKKLPVLDDGFVALVDCMGDDAAIVQAARVSYGAGTRAVSDDRQLIRYLMRHAHTTPFEMAELKFIVRVPMDCWRQWIRHRTASVNEYSTRYSLAIDSTQATGTAEWRTQAVSNRQGSAEPLAAATGERFSTAERDLQDHARRVYEERLEAGIAREQARKDLPLSTYTEAYWKIDLHNLFHFLALRMEPHAQLEIRRYAEAIGREIVAPLFPLAWEAFLDYRVEALRLTRLDRGVIARLVAAGGRLPAAVADFLAVQDPSWRDLGRCRERDECLEKLQGLGLVQQST
- a CDS encoding ferredoxin, translating into MPTITFTNEKKEIQVPAGANLRAEALRAGVGLYPGIHKVANCHGFGTCGSCRVLVTKGMENTSPKGLLESTRLSVSLAYVGNEQTMRLACQTRVEGDITVTTCPSLNLFGENFFS
- the glnB gene encoding nitrogen regulatory protein P-II — its product is MKEVIAIVKPFLAERVLEALRLAPLEACTVREVKGYGRQKSYLDQYGDSDYSLAFLPKVEIQCWVEDARVDEVVERIVQVARTGRMGDGKVFILPAVAHPVV